Proteins encoded in a region of the Sphingomonas sp. HMP9 genome:
- the tsaB gene encoding tRNA (adenosine(37)-N6)-threonylcarbamoyltransferase complex dimerization subunit type 1 TsaB, which translates to MRTLVIETSTTACSVALIEGGAVIARAHDVVGRGHAERLIPMIAELPNGGRADRIIVDCGPGSFTGVRVGIAAARGLALGWGAEIAGFSSLPLIAAAAFSKRPTHDIAVVMEGGHGEVFMQAFAADLSPRTDMVSLKPEAALAALAGRRAVGNGVRWLAALDDSLDLTEALPDAAAAILLPAELTALAPSPIYGRAPDAKPSVPK; encoded by the coding sequence ATGCGCACGTTAGTAATCGAAACATCCACCACCGCCTGTTCGGTCGCCCTCATCGAAGGCGGCGCCGTCATCGCGCGCGCGCATGACGTGGTCGGTCGTGGCCATGCCGAACGGCTCATCCCGATGATCGCCGAACTCCCCAATGGTGGCCGCGCCGACCGCATCATCGTCGACTGCGGCCCAGGCAGCTTCACCGGCGTCCGCGTCGGCATCGCCGCCGCGCGCGGGCTTGCGCTCGGCTGGGGGGCGGAGATTGCGGGCTTCTCTTCGCTCCCGCTGATCGCCGCCGCCGCTTTTTCAAAGCGACCAACCCACGATATTGCGGTGGTCATGGAAGGCGGGCATGGCGAGGTCTTCATGCAGGCCTTTGCCGCCGATCTGTCGCCGCGAACCGACATGGTATCGCTGAAGCCCGAGGCCGCGCTCGCGGCGCTGGCGGGCCGGCGTGCGGTTGGCAACGGCGTCCGCTGGCTCGCGGCGCTCGATGACAGCCTGGATCTCACCGAAGCACTGCCCGATGCAGCCGCCGCGATCCTGCTCCCGGCGGAACTGACCGCGCTTGCGCCAAGCCCGATCTATGGCCGGGCCCCCGACGCCAAACCCTCGGTCCCGAAATAA
- a CDS encoding quinone-dependent dihydroorotate dehydrogenase: protein MAFYHPILFRLDAERAHSLTIAALAAWGKAGMPLAPNVPRLATRVAGIEFSNPIGLAAGVDKDGRAIAGFFGLGFGSVEIGTLTPLAQPGNPKPRIFRLPADRAVINRLGFNNGGLDAALSRACSTANKGSGGKGVLGINVGANKDATDRTADYVHGVTRAAPHADYITINISSPNTPGLRDLQHGAALRDLLAACTAMKSDTPIFLKVAPDLEPADIDDIARAALDNRIDALIVNNTTISRPGLRSAQAKETGGLSGAPLAPLARQRLADFRKATGAAIPLISVGGMDSGTEAYARLRAGASLVQLYTALVYEGPGLPARILRELDALLTRDGFASVADAVGVDAR, encoded by the coding sequence ATGGCCTTCTACCACCCGATCCTGTTCCGCCTCGACGCCGAACGCGCGCATAGCCTGACGATCGCCGCGCTCGCCGCATGGGGTAAGGCAGGCATGCCGCTCGCTCCCAACGTACCGAGGCTCGCGACGCGGGTAGCCGGGATCGAATTCTCCAACCCGATCGGACTGGCGGCGGGCGTAGACAAGGACGGCCGCGCGATCGCCGGGTTCTTTGGGCTCGGCTTTGGCAGCGTCGAGATCGGCACGCTCACGCCGCTCGCGCAACCCGGCAATCCGAAGCCGCGTATCTTCCGACTTCCCGCGGACCGCGCGGTCATCAACCGTCTCGGCTTCAACAATGGTGGCCTCGACGCGGCGCTCTCCCGCGCTTGCTCAACCGCGAACAAGGGATCGGGCGGCAAAGGCGTGCTCGGCATCAACGTCGGCGCCAACAAGGACGCCACTGATCGCACCGCGGACTATGTCCACGGGGTGACTCGCGCCGCGCCGCACGCCGACTACATCACCATAAACATCAGCTCCCCCAACACCCCCGGCCTACGCGACCTCCAGCATGGCGCAGCGCTGCGCGACCTGCTCGCCGCCTGCACCGCCATGAAGAGTGACACGCCGATCTTCCTCAAGGTCGCCCCCGACCTCGAACCCGCCGACATCGACGACATCGCCCGCGCCGCGCTCGACAACCGCATCGATGCCCTGATCGTCAACAACACGACGATCTCTCGTCCCGGCTTGCGTTCGGCCCAGGCCAAGGAGACCGGCGGACTGTCCGGCGCCCCCCTCGCTCCGCTCGCTCGCCAGCGCCTCGCAGATTTTCGCAAGGCGACCGGCGCAGCGATCCCCCTGATATCCGTCGGCGGGATGGACAGCGGCACCGAAGCCTATGCCCGCCTCCGCGCCGGCGCGAGCCTCGTCCAGCTTTATACCGCGCTGGTCTACGAGGGCCCGGGCCTGCCCGCCCGCATCCTGCGCGAGCTGGACGCGCTGCTGACCCGCGACGGCTTTGCGAGCGTCGCCGACGCGGTGGGGGTCGACGCCCGCTAG
- a CDS encoding AMP-dependent synthetase/ligase, with amino-acid sequence MPRQLERFPNLVTMFFARAAEKGDAPFLWTKTGGTWAATSWADAARQVAALATALTAIGLKRGDRVMLVAENRPEWCLSDLAIMAAGCVTVPTYVTNTERDHLHIIENAGACAIIVSTAKLAKTLLPAVLRSNQAHTVIGLEDMKVPASIDFHNWHALIAAHPTTAETAAARADFERDDLACIIYTSGTGGAPRGVMQHHGAILHNCAGCAAVISEDFGWDDEVFLSFLPLSHAYEHTGGQHFPISLGGQIYYAEGLEKLAANIEETRPTIMFVVPRLFEVLRTRISKTIEKQGGASAYLLRQALDIGGKRYAGRLRLIDRPMQAAVATLFKPKISKKFGGRLKAMISGGAPLNPEVGLFFEALGLTFLQGYGQTEAAPVISCNRPKAGVRMDSVGPPLKDTEVRIAEDGEILVRGELVMHGYWRNDAETAKVLKDGWLHTGDIGEVDDRGRIRITDRKKDLIINDKGDNVAPQKVEGMLTLQPEIAQAMIAGDKRPYMVALIVPDPEWTQEWCAGNGDACSFARLAENSEFRTALGAAVERVNKELTVTERIRRFVLADGPFTIENEQLTPSLKIRRHVLKQTYGERLDALYS; translated from the coding sequence ATGCCTCGCCAGCTCGAACGATTCCCGAACCTCGTCACGATGTTCTTCGCGCGCGCCGCGGAGAAGGGCGATGCGCCGTTCCTGTGGACCAAAACCGGCGGCACGTGGGCGGCGACAAGCTGGGCGGATGCCGCGCGCCAGGTCGCCGCCCTCGCCACCGCGCTCACCGCGATCGGCCTCAAGCGCGGCGACCGCGTCATGCTGGTCGCCGAGAACCGCCCCGAATGGTGCCTCAGCGATCTTGCGATCATGGCGGCGGGCTGCGTCACCGTGCCGACCTACGTCACCAACACCGAACGCGACCACCTGCATATCATCGAGAATGCGGGCGCCTGCGCGATCATCGTCTCGACCGCGAAGCTCGCCAAGACTCTGCTCCCCGCCGTCCTCCGCTCGAACCAGGCGCACACGGTGATCGGGCTAGAGGACATGAAGGTCCCCGCCTCGATCGACTTCCACAACTGGCACGCGCTGATAGCGGCGCACCCGACCACGGCTGAAACCGCCGCCGCGCGTGCGGATTTCGAACGCGACGACCTCGCCTGCATCATCTACACGAGCGGCACCGGCGGCGCACCGCGCGGGGTGATGCAGCACCACGGCGCGATCCTCCACAATTGCGCCGGCTGCGCGGCGGTGATCTCGGAGGATTTCGGCTGGGACGACGAGGTCTTCCTGTCGTTCCTCCCCTTGAGCCACGCGTACGAACACACGGGCGGCCAGCATTTCCCGATCTCGCTCGGCGGTCAGATCTATTACGCGGAAGGCCTCGAAAAGCTCGCCGCCAACATCGAGGAAACCCGCCCGACGATCATGTTCGTCGTCCCCCGCCTGTTCGAGGTCCTCCGCACGCGCATCTCGAAGACGATCGAGAAACAGGGTGGCGCGTCCGCCTATCTCCTGCGCCAGGCGCTCGACATCGGTGGCAAGCGTTACGCGGGTCGTCTCCGCCTGATCGACCGCCCCATGCAGGCCGCAGTCGCCACGCTGTTCAAGCCCAAGATCTCGAAGAAGTTCGGCGGCCGCCTGAAGGCGATGATCTCCGGCGGCGCACCGCTCAACCCCGAGGTCGGCCTGTTCTTCGAGGCACTCGGCCTCACCTTCCTGCAAGGCTATGGCCAGACCGAAGCCGCGCCCGTCATCTCCTGCAACCGCCCCAAGGCCGGCGTCCGGATGGACTCGGTTGGCCCACCGCTCAAGGACACCGAAGTCCGCATCGCCGAGGACGGCGAGATCCTGGTCCGCGGCGAACTGGTCATGCACGGCTATTGGCGCAACGACGCCGAGACCGCGAAGGTGCTGAAAGACGGTTGGCTCCACACGGGCGATATCGGCGAGGTCGACGACCGTGGCCGGATCCGGATCACCGATCGCAAGAAGGACCTGATCATCAACGACAAGGGCGACAACGTCGCGCCCCAGAAGGTCGAGGGCATGCTGACGCTCCAGCCCGAGATCGCGCAGGCGATGATCGCCGGCGACAAGCGACCGTACATGGTCGCGTTGATCGTGCCAGATCCGGAGTGGACGCAGGAATGGTGCGCGGGCAACGGCGACGCCTGCAGCTTCGCACGGCTTGCGGAGAACAGCGAGTTCCGGACCGCGTTGGGCGCGGCGGTCGAGCGCGTGAACAAGGAGCTGACGGTCACCGAACGCATCCGCCGCTTCGTGCTCGCGGACGGCCCCTTCACGATCGAGAACGAGCAACTGACGCCGAGCCTCAAGATCCGCCGCCACGTCCTCAAACAGACCTACGGCGAAAGACTGGACGCCCTCTACTCATAA
- a CDS encoding NifU family protein: protein MLIETESTPNPSTLKFLPGRTVMDAGTRDFATPEEAETSPLAEAIFNLGDVTGVFFGRDFVSVTAGPGVAWSDLKPDVLAILLDHFSAAMPLFKPARAGFSVPSDEPALSDDPADADIVAQIRELIDTRVRPAVANDGGDIVYRGFDKGKVFLQLQGACAGCPSSSATLKNGIEQLLKYYVPEVTEVRAV from the coding sequence ATGCTTATCGAAACGGAATCCACCCCGAACCCCTCGACGCTGAAGTTCCTGCCGGGACGTACCGTCATGGACGCCGGCACGCGCGACTTCGCCACGCCCGAGGAAGCCGAGACCAGTCCGCTGGCCGAGGCGATCTTCAACCTGGGCGACGTGACCGGCGTGTTCTTCGGCCGCGACTTCGTGTCGGTGACCGCGGGGCCGGGCGTCGCCTGGTCGGACCTCAAGCCCGACGTGCTCGCGATCCTGCTCGATCACTTCTCGGCCGCGATGCCGCTGTTCAAGCCCGCGCGTGCCGGCTTCTCGGTGCCGTCGGACGAGCCGGCTCTGTCGGACGACCCCGCCGATGCGGATATCGTCGCTCAGATCCGCGAGCTGATCGACACGCGCGTACGCCCTGCGGTGGCGAACGACGGTGGCGATATCGTTTATCGTGGCTTCGACAAGGGCAAGGTGTTCCTTCAGTTGCAGGGCGCCTGCGCCGGCTGCCCGTCGTCGAGCGCGACGCTCAAGAACGGCATCGAGCAGCTGCTGAAATACTACGTCCCCGAAGTCACCGAAGTGAGAGCCGTCTGA
- a CDS encoding malonic semialdehyde reductase, whose translation MRGKLDDTVLDAVFRDARSYNGYTDQPVAEAELHAIWDLMKWGPTSANQLPARLIWVTSDAAKQKLADACSAQNQPKILNAPVSVIIGMDTNFHEHLPELFPHADAKSWFDGNAELREASAFRNSTLQGAYFIIAARMLGLDTGPMSGFDAGKVDAAFLHDTPAVRTNFISTLGYGDPATIYGRSPRPDFGKFNTIA comes from the coding sequence ATGCGCGGGAAACTCGACGATACCGTCCTAGATGCCGTCTTCCGCGATGCCCGCAGCTATAATGGCTACACCGACCAGCCGGTCGCCGAGGCGGAGCTGCACGCGATCTGGGACCTGATGAAGTGGGGCCCGACATCGGCCAACCAGCTCCCCGCGCGGCTGATCTGGGTGACCAGCGATGCGGCCAAGCAGAAGCTGGCGGATGCGTGCAGCGCACAGAACCAGCCAAAGATCCTCAACGCGCCGGTGTCGGTGATCATCGGCATGGATACCAATTTCCACGAGCATTTGCCCGAGCTGTTCCCGCACGCCGATGCGAAGTCGTGGTTCGACGGCAATGCCGAACTGCGCGAGGCGTCCGCCTTCCGCAACTCGACGTTGCAGGGCGCGTATTTCATCATCGCCGCGCGGATGCTCGGGCTCGATACCGGACCGATGTCGGGCTTCGACGCAGGCAAGGTCGATGCGGCGTTCTTACACGACACGCCCGCGGTGCGCACGAACTTCATCTCGACGCTCGGCTACGGCGATCCCGCGACGATCTACGGTCGCTCGCCGCGTCCCGATTTCGGGAAGTTCAACACCATCGCCTGA
- a CDS encoding aspartyl/asparaginyl beta-hydroxylase domain-containing protein → MVAEFNRPLIIRAGKHLRGVFDRMIASSSLVANDPVLDVRDFAWTADLRENWAEIRDEAVRVALQGEASPSLATISPDHRSIAEIDKWRSFFLYGYGYPIEESLARCPRTAAAVARIPGLNSAFFSILAPGTHIPEHRGVTKGLITCHLGLIVPRDGDVRMRVHDRTVRWAEGETLVFDDTYQHEVWNDTSGTRVVLLIQFERPLRNPGKWIADLFLGIVRRSAFVQDAVRNIGSWNAAVKQLDV, encoded by the coding sequence ATGGTCGCCGAATTCAATCGCCCGCTCATCATCCGCGCCGGCAAGCATCTGCGCGGCGTGTTCGACCGGATGATCGCGTCGTCCTCGCTGGTCGCCAACGATCCCGTACTCGATGTCCGCGACTTCGCCTGGACCGCGGACCTGCGCGAGAACTGGGCCGAGATCCGCGACGAGGCGGTGCGCGTGGCGCTGCAAGGCGAAGCATCGCCCAGCCTCGCGACGATCTCGCCCGATCACCGCTCGATCGCCGAAATCGACAAGTGGCGCTCGTTCTTCCTCTACGGCTACGGCTACCCGATCGAGGAGAGCCTCGCGCGCTGTCCGCGTACCGCCGCCGCCGTCGCGCGCATCCCCGGTCTCAACAGCGCGTTCTTCTCGATCCTGGCGCCGGGCACGCATATTCCCGAGCATCGCGGCGTGACCAAGGGGCTGATCACCTGCCATCTGGGCCTGATCGTACCGCGCGACGGCGACGTCCGGATGCGCGTCCACGATCGCACCGTCCGCTGGGCGGAGGGCGAGACTCTGGTGTTCGACGACACCTACCAGCATGAGGTGTGGAACGACACGAGCGGGACGCGGGTGGTGTTGCTGATCCAGTTCGAACGCCCGTTGCGCAACCCGGGCAAGTGGATCGCCGACCTGTTCCTGGGGATCGTGCGCCGTTCGGCATTCGTCCAGGATGCGGTGCGCAACATCGGCAGCTGGAACGCCGCGGTGAAACAGCTCGACGTCTGA
- a CDS encoding M16 family metallopeptidase, whose amino-acid sequence MVSYSRLYRAPVLLPLVLGLAIPASGQMATQQAASTSSKDGAKEAPTLPELPGVDTTAWLYKGSDLTRDPEWKFGTLPNGMRFAVRKNGVPPGQVSVRVRIDAGSLNETDSERGFAHFIEHLSFRGSEYVPDGEAKRVWQRFGATFGSDTNAQTTPTSTTFKLDLPSATESGLDESLKIMSGMMEKPTITDASVTAERPVVLAEQREQPGPQVRFGDAIRATFFAGQPLADRSPIGNIKTLEAATGATVKAFHDRWYRPENTVVIISGDMDPALFGRLIVKNFADWKGIGPVTPAPSFGKPDAKAPVSATIAEPAIPAVVTLGVVRPWEYKDDTAIMNQKRLVDVLATRLISRRLETRARAGGSFLQSGVSIDDVSRSANLTSVNIVPIGTDWEAALKDVRAVIADAQTNAPSQAEVDREYADFDTIMRTSVETAKVEAGSKQADDMVGALDIRETVAGPETSYKILQDAKAKGMFTPATLLASSKAIFEGTATRALVNTQTPDAGAANKLATALKADVSGLAGKRRAQAAVDFSKLPSLGKPGTVASREKITAFDMEQVNFANGTRVLLFPNAGETGRVYVRVRFGGGYTAIPSNRPTPAWAGDLALVAGGIGKLDQGDLDQLTAGRRIGLDFGIDDDAFTLSAITSPADYADQLRLMAAKLAVPAWDPAPVARARVAALAGFAGYDSSPDGVLSRDLEGLLRAGDPRWGTPSKPTVEALNAKDFRAFWEPILKTGPIEVSIFGDVKTEDAIAAVAKSFGAMKPRTAVSTVGAPVGFPAHNATPVMRAHTGPENQAAAVIAWPTGGGIDNIVEARRLDVLAQVFSDRLFERLRQAAGASYSPNVSSQWPVGMATGGRMVAIGQVAPDKVSFFFQIARQIAAELVSTPIAADELDRIKKPMGQYILRASTGNQFWLQQLGGATFDPRRIAATQRIASDLVATTPVELQATAAKYLRPEKDWTMAVVPAAVKK is encoded by the coding sequence ATGGTGTCTTACTCGCGCTTGTATCGCGCTCCCGTCCTGCTCCCCCTCGTGCTTGGGCTGGCCATTCCGGCAAGCGGCCAGATGGCAACGCAACAGGCCGCTTCAACCTCGTCCAAGGATGGGGCCAAGGAGGCGCCGACGCTTCCCGAACTGCCGGGTGTCGATACGACCGCGTGGCTCTACAAGGGCAGCGATCTTACCCGGGACCCGGAGTGGAAGTTCGGGACCTTGCCCAACGGCATGCGCTTTGCGGTGCGCAAGAACGGCGTGCCGCCGGGCCAGGTGTCGGTGCGCGTGCGGATCGATGCGGGATCGCTGAACGAAACCGACAGCGAACGCGGATTCGCGCATTTCATCGAGCATCTGTCGTTCCGCGGCTCCGAATATGTGCCGGACGGCGAGGCCAAGCGGGTGTGGCAGCGGTTTGGCGCGACCTTCGGCTCGGACACCAACGCGCAGACCACACCGACCTCGACCACGTTCAAGCTCGACCTGCCATCGGCAACTGAATCTGGCCTCGATGAGAGCCTGAAGATCATGTCGGGCATGATGGAGAAGCCAACGATCACCGATGCGTCGGTCACCGCCGAGCGGCCCGTCGTGCTGGCGGAACAGCGCGAGCAGCCGGGGCCGCAGGTGCGCTTCGGCGATGCGATTCGTGCGACCTTCTTCGCCGGACAGCCGCTCGCGGATCGCTCGCCGATCGGCAACATCAAGACCCTTGAGGCCGCGACCGGCGCTACCGTCAAGGCGTTCCACGATCGCTGGTATCGACCCGAGAACACCGTCGTCATCATCTCGGGCGACATGGATCCGGCGTTGTTCGGTCGTTTGATCGTCAAGAACTTCGCCGACTGGAAGGGGATCGGCCCGGTCACGCCTGCGCCGAGCTTCGGCAAGCCCGACGCGAAGGCGCCAGTCTCCGCGACGATCGCCGAGCCGGCCATCCCGGCGGTGGTGACGCTCGGCGTCGTCCGCCCCTGGGAGTATAAGGACGACACCGCGATCATGAACCAGAAGCGGTTGGTCGACGTGCTCGCGACCCGCCTGATCAGTCGCCGCCTCGAAACGCGTGCGCGGGCGGGTGGCAGTTTCCTCCAGTCGGGCGTGTCGATCGACGACGTGTCGCGCTCGGCGAACCTGACCAGCGTCAACATCGTGCCGATCGGCACCGACTGGGAGGCCGCGCTGAAAGACGTCCGCGCGGTGATCGCCGACGCGCAGACCAACGCGCCGAGCCAGGCCGAAGTCGACCGCGAATATGCCGATTTCGACACGATCATGCGGACCAGCGTCGAGACCGCTAAGGTCGAGGCCGGGTCGAAGCAGGCGGACGACATGGTCGGCGCGCTCGACATCCGCGAGACGGTGGCGGGGCCGGAAACCTCGTACAAGATCCTGCAGGACGCCAAGGCGAAGGGCATGTTCACGCCTGCCACGCTGCTGGCGTCGAGCAAGGCGATCTTCGAGGGCACGGCCACGCGTGCGCTCGTGAATACGCAGACGCCCGATGCGGGGGCTGCGAACAAGCTGGCGACGGCGTTGAAGGCGGACGTTTCGGGGCTGGCGGGCAAGCGCCGGGCGCAGGCGGCGGTCGATTTCTCGAAGTTGCCGTCGCTCGGCAAGCCGGGGACGGTCGCCAGCCGCGAGAAGATCACCGCGTTCGACATGGAACAGGTGAACTTCGCCAACGGCACGCGCGTGCTGCTGTTCCCCAATGCGGGCGAGACCGGGCGCGTCTATGTGCGCGTGCGCTTCGGGGGCGGCTATACCGCGATCCCGTCGAACCGGCCGACGCCGGCCTGGGCCGGCGATCTGGCGCTCGTCGCGGGTGGTATCGGCAAGCTCGACCAGGGCGATCTCGATCAGCTGACGGCGGGTCGGCGGATCGGACTCGATTTCGGGATCGACGACGATGCGTTCACGCTCAGCGCGATCACGTCGCCGGCGGATTATGCCGATCAGCTGCGGCTGATGGCGGCCAAGCTTGCGGTCCCGGCCTGGGATCCGGCGCCGGTCGCGCGGGCCCGGGTGGCCGCGCTGGCTGGATTTGCCGGCTATGATTCGTCGCCCGACGGCGTGTTGTCGCGCGATCTCGAAGGTTTGCTGCGCGCGGGCGACCCACGTTGGGGGACGCCGTCGAAGCCGACCGTCGAAGCGCTGAATGCCAAGGACTTCCGCGCATTCTGGGAACCGATCCTGAAGACCGGACCGATCGAGGTCTCGATCTTTGGCGACGTGAAGACCGAGGACGCGATTGCGGCAGTCGCCAAGTCGTTCGGCGCGATGAAGCCGCGGACGGCGGTGTCGACGGTCGGTGCGCCGGTCGGCTTCCCCGCGCATAATGCGACGCCGGTGATGCGTGCGCATACCGGGCCTGAAAACCAGGCGGCGGCGGTGATCGCCTGGCCGACCGGCGGCGGGATCGACAACATCGTCGAGGCGCGCCGTCTCGACGTCCTGGCGCAGGTGTTCAGCGATCGGCTGTTCGAGCGACTGCGGCAGGCGGCGGGCGCAAGCTACAGCCCCAACGTGTCGAGCCAGTGGCCGGTCGGGATGGCGACGGGCGGGCGGATGGTCGCGATCGGGCAGGTCGCGCCGGACAAGGTGTCGTTCTTTTTCCAGATCGCGCGGCAGATCGCGGCCGAGCTGGTGTCGACGCCGATCGCGGCGGACGAACTCGATCGGATCAAGAAGCCGATGGGGCAGTATATCCTGCGCGCCTCGACCGGGAACCAGTTCTGGTTGCAGCAGCTGGGTGGGGCGACGTTCGACCCACGCCGGATCGCGGCGACGCAGCGGATCGCGAGCGATCTGGTGGCGACCACGCCGGTAGAGTTGCAGGCGACCGCGGCAAAGTATCTGCGGCCGGAAAAGGACTGGACGATGGCGGTCGTGCCGGCTGCTGTGAAGAAGTGA
- the ggt gene encoding gamma-glutamyltransferase — MKTSLLALALLVPTAATEARRPAPAPAKDQGMVSAADPRAAAAGVEILRAGGSATDAAIATMLALNVVEPQSSGIGGGSFWVSHAASGALSTIDAREEAPAAADARWFYAPDGTPLSHNDAVPGGRSVGIPGALRGMALAHRASGKLAWAQLFAPAIRLATNGFQASPRLVNGMKTYGDHVTPETRKLFSAPDGSPVAIGATIKNPAQAALLQRIATQGPDSFYVGPEAQKIVTAVNTAARNPSKMTLGDLASYDAKSRPPVCVKYRVYRVCGMGPPSSGGITVLMILKQLERFDMTKLGKDSAQAWHVFAESSRLAYADRDLYVGDPDFVRVPVHGMLDAKYLASRSAMISPTTTMATIAPGSPPGAPARTRAPVSEVPGTTDIATVDARGNVVEVTTTVEGYFGSGITVDGTVLNNQLTDFDIVPEKDGALVANRVEGGKRPRSSMSPTIVYGPDGKVRLAVGAAGGSTIIAQVAKAIIGVVDWKLSAQDSIALGLLYAPGHVAAAEQGTQREAMVPALQALGETVQVAALGLKANAIERVGGKWVGAADPRSEGVAMSQDGTVTQIIRVGALQRAPE, encoded by the coding sequence ATGAAGACCTCTCTCCTAGCACTCGCCCTTCTCGTCCCAACCGCCGCCACAGAGGCGCGCCGACCTGCCCCCGCCCCCGCAAAAGACCAGGGCATGGTCAGCGCCGCAGACCCCCGCGCGGCGGCCGCCGGCGTCGAGATCCTCCGCGCCGGCGGCAGCGCCACCGATGCGGCGATCGCGACGATGCTCGCCCTCAATGTCGTCGAGCCGCAGAGCTCGGGGATCGGCGGCGGGAGCTTCTGGGTCTCGCACGCCGCCAGCGGCGCGCTCAGCACGATCGACGCACGCGAAGAGGCCCCTGCCGCCGCCGATGCGCGCTGGTTCTACGCCCCCGACGGCACCCCGCTGAGCCACAACGACGCGGTCCCCGGCGGCCGCAGCGTCGGCATTCCCGGCGCACTACGCGGCATGGCGCTCGCGCACCGCGCGTCAGGCAAGCTCGCCTGGGCGCAACTATTTGCCCCTGCGATCCGCCTCGCGACCAACGGCTTCCAAGCCTCCCCGCGCCTCGTCAACGGCATGAAGACCTATGGAGACCACGTCACGCCCGAGACGCGGAAACTCTTCTCCGCCCCCGACGGTTCGCCGGTCGCGATCGGCGCTACGATCAAGAACCCGGCCCAGGCGGCCCTCCTCCAGCGCATCGCCACCCAAGGCCCCGACAGCTTCTACGTCGGTCCCGAAGCGCAGAAGATCGTCACCGCGGTCAACACCGCCGCGCGCAACCCATCGAAGATGACGCTCGGCGACCTCGCCAGCTACGACGCCAAATCACGGCCGCCAGTCTGCGTCAAATACCGCGTGTACCGGGTCTGCGGGATGGGCCCGCCCTCGTCCGGCGGCATCACCGTGCTGATGATCCTCAAGCAGCTCGAACGCTTCGATATGACCAAGCTCGGCAAGGACAGCGCGCAGGCCTGGCATGTGTTCGCCGAATCCTCGCGCCTTGCCTACGCCGATCGCGACCTGTACGTCGGCGATCCCGATTTCGTCCGCGTACCGGTGCACGGCATGCTCGACGCCAAGTATCTCGCGTCGCGCTCGGCCATGATCTCCCCCACCACGACGATGGCGACCATCGCGCCTGGCTCGCCCCCCGGCGCGCCCGCCCGAACCCGCGCGCCGGTCAGCGAAGTGCCCGGCACTACCGACATCGCCACCGTGGATGCGCGTGGCAACGTCGTCGAGGTGACCACCACCGTTGAGGGCTATTTCGGCTCCGGCATCACCGTCGACGGCACCGTCCTCAACAACCAGCTGACCGATTTCGACATCGTCCCCGAGAAGGACGGTGCCCTCGTCGCCAACCGCGTCGAGGGCGGCAAGCGGCCGCGCAGCTCGATGAGCCCGACGATCGTCTACGGCCCCGACGGCAAGGTCCGCCTTGCCGTCGGGGCCGCGGGCGGCTCGACGATCATCGCCCAGGTGGCAAAGGCGATCATTGGCGTGGTCGACTGGAAACTCTCCGCGCAGGACTCGATCGCGCTCGGCCTACTCTATGCGCCCGGTCACGTCGCAGCGGCAGAACAGGGCACCCAGCGCGAGGCGATGGTCCCCGCGTTGCAGGCACTCGGCGAGACCGTGCAGGTCGCGGCGTTGGGCCTGAAGGCGAATGCGATCGAGCGCGTCGGCGGCAAATGGGTCGGCGCGGCGGATCCCCGCAGCGAAGGCGTCGCGATGAGCCAGGACGGCACGGTCACCCAGATCATACGCGTCGGCGCCCTCCAGCGCGCGCCGGAGTAA
- a CDS encoding SUF system Fe-S cluster assembly regulator: MRLSSLADYAVVMMSAAARHCGGIARLNATLLSEETGVPLPTVQKLVSRLSAAGLIESTRGTGGGFRLSRPPAMISLADIIEAVEGPIALTACVDGASQDCCIDQSCRVKPHWNAVNGAVRGALAGVTLASLSQVPNSPVPA, translated from the coding sequence ATGCGTCTTTCCAGCCTAGCTGACTATGCCGTCGTGATGATGAGTGCTGCAGCGCGTCATTGCGGTGGCATCGCGCGGTTGAACGCAACGCTGCTGAGCGAGGAGACCGGCGTTCCACTGCCGACCGTGCAGAAGCTGGTAAGCCGGCTGTCTGCTGCCGGGCTGATCGAGAGCACGCGTGGCACTGGCGGTGGCTTCCGGCTGTCGCGACCGCCGGCGATGATTTCGCTCGCCGATATCATCGAGGCCGTCGAGGGCCCGATCGCGCTGACTGCGTGTGTCGACGGCGCGTCGCAGGATTGCTGCATCGACCAGAGCTGCCGCGTCAAGCCGCACTGGAACGCGGTCAACGGCGCGGTCCGTGGCGCGCTCGCTGGCGTGACGCTGGCCAGTCTTTCGCAAGTCCCGAATTCGCCGGTGCCCGCATGA